In Calidithermus timidus DSM 17022, the following are encoded in one genomic region:
- a CDS encoding PaaI family thioesterase has protein sequence MPHIDPSQFSRETLLNTLGIQVTEASPDRVVAHMEVTPRHHQPFGFLHGGASVALAETVASIGAYLAAPDGYTSFGLEINANHLRSMRSGRVTATATPLHKGRTTHVWNIEIRDERSRLVCVSRCTLAIVPVREDSR, from the coding sequence ATGCCCCACATCGACCCTTCGCAGTTCTCCCGTGAAACCCTCTTGAACACCCTCGGCATCCAGGTGACGGAAGCCAGCCCCGATCGGGTAGTGGCCCATATGGAAGTCACCCCCCGCCACCACCAGCCCTTCGGCTTCCTGCACGGCGGCGCCTCGGTAGCCCTGGCCGAAACCGTCGCCAGTATCGGCGCATACCTGGCCGCCCCCGACGGATACACCTCCTTCGGCCTCGAGATCAACGCCAACCATCTGCGCTCCATGCGCTCCGGTAGGGTCACCGCCACAGCCACTCCCCTGCATAAAGGCCGCACCACTCACGTCTGGAACATCGAAATCCGCGATGAGCGATCCCGCTTAGTCTGCGTCTCCCGCTGCACGCTGGCGATCGTGCCGGTTCGGGAAGATAGCCGATAG
- a CDS encoding sporulation protein yields MARRPGRAAGTVAHPALPPHTPSTLSPDEADPKRPPRNRVWLRTGLAVSWGLDPQDSDPLEVLPLPAVEVVLEGVRRMGFRLVGVRNATQIMLRGAWLSLPFPVVQTFTFVPTTGYIGRLDKLELTLANIAEELEFVLQLDRSTAGLDESTQRLRFPADAGDPEQVRQRLGEVLEQAGV; encoded by the coding sequence CTGGCACGACGGCCTGGACGAGCTGCCGGTACTGTAGCTCACCCCGCGCTCCCACCCCACACCCCCAGCACCCTGAGCCCGGACGAGGCCGATCCCAAGCGCCCGCCTCGCAACCGGGTCTGGCTGCGCACCGGGTTGGCGGTGTCCTGGGGCCTCGACCCGCAGGACTCCGACCCGCTCGAGGTCTTGCCCCTGCCCGCCGTAGAGGTGGTGCTCGAGGGGGTGCGCCGGATGGGGTTCCGCCTGGTGGGTGTGCGCAACGCCACCCAGATCATGCTTCGGGGGGCCTGGTTGAGCCTGCCCTTCCCAGTGGTGCAGACTTTTACCTTCGTCCCCACGACCGGCTATATAGGCCGCTTGGACAAGCTCGAGCTGACCCTCGCCAACATCGCCGAGGAACTGGAGTTCGTCCTCCAGCTCGACCGCAGCACCGCCGGCCTCGACGAGTCCACCCAACGCCTGCGCTTTCCCGCCGATGCAGGCGATCCCGAGCAGGTGCGCCAGCGCCTGGGGGAAGTGCTCGAGCAGGCGGGGGTTTGA
- the truD gene encoding tRNA pseudouridine(13) synthase TruD codes for MELRFDFDRYPYLTQDLPGLEGRIRTEPADFQVTEVPAYTPSGEGEHFYFLLEKQGLTTRAVFEFLRDELRINEASIGVAGLKDKHALTRQWFSIPLRAAERLDGLESLPGVRILQTGVHGNKLRVGHLRGNRFRILIRTSTPPDIANVRSVLERLERHGVPNYYGPQRFGIGGQNPQRGYELVTKGKGRGHPWLKRFLIGSLQSLLFNDWLAERLKEEIFERVIQGDVAKKHDSGGEFVVQDPEAENPRVQRFEISATGPLYGKKYREAEGEARAFEERILARYGLKREQFAARKGDRRWIRFPLQEWALEPTPEGLWVSFFLPKGAYATTVLREVMKRNPENAEEVEELEE; via the coding sequence ATGGAGCTGCGCTTCGACTTCGACCGCTACCCCTACCTGACCCAGGATCTGCCGGGCCTCGAGGGGCGCATCCGTACCGAGCCCGCCGACTTTCAGGTGACCGAAGTGCCCGCCTACACCCCCAGCGGCGAGGGTGAGCACTTCTATTTCCTGCTCGAGAAGCAGGGCCTCACCACCCGCGCGGTCTTCGAGTTCCTGCGCGACGAGTTGCGCATCAACGAGGCTTCCATCGGGGTGGCCGGGCTAAAGGACAAGCACGCCCTCACCCGCCAGTGGTTCAGCATACCCCTGCGGGCCGCCGAACGCCTGGATGGGCTGGAAAGTCTACCCGGAGTACGCATCCTCCAAACCGGCGTTCACGGCAACAAGCTGCGGGTGGGGCACCTCAGGGGCAACCGCTTTCGCATCCTCATCCGCACGAGCACGCCGCCCGACATAGCCAACGTCCGAAGCGTGTTGGAGCGGCTCGAGCGCCACGGCGTCCCCAACTACTATGGCCCTCAGCGCTTCGGCATCGGGGGGCAGAACCCGCAGCGGGGCTACGAGCTGGTGACCAAGGGCAAAGGGCGCGGCCACCCCTGGCTCAAGCGCTTCCTCATCGGCAGCTTGCAAAGCCTGCTGTTCAACGACTGGCTGGCCGAGCGACTGAAGGAGGAAATCTTCGAGCGGGTAATCCAGGGGGACGTGGCCAAGAAGCACGACAGCGGCGGGGAGTTCGTGGTGCAGGACCCCGAGGCTGAAAACCCCAGGGTCCAGCGCTTCGAGATCAGCGCCACCGGGCCGCTCTACGGCAAGAAGTACCGCGAGGCCGAAGGCGAAGCCCGTGCCTTCGAGGAGCGCATCCTGGCTCGCTACGGGCTGAAGCGCGAGCAGTTCGCCGCGCGCAAGGGCGACCGCCGTTGGATTCGTTTCCCCTTGCAAGAGTGGGCGCTCGAGCCCACCCCTGAAGGGCTATGGGTCAGCTTCTTCCTGCCCAAGGGCGCCTACGCCACCACCGTGCTGCGCGAGGTGATGAAGCGCAACCCGGAGAACGCGGAGGAGGTAGAGGAGCTGGAGGAGTAA
- a CDS encoding zinc-dependent alcohol dehydrogenase: protein MKALTYWPSIPRFLMARVLGKRYPVRLLPLRLDHLPEPEPRPGFEQLRVRLSGICGSDLALLYGKNSPALSPFFSFPAVLGHEIVAELGGVRVVVNPLLSCLERNLPPCPACGRGDDHLCQNVCEGNLSPGMVGFCRDLAGGWAERILVHRGRIHPLPEDIADRRAVLAEPLAVVLRGIQRSLATNWPREILVIGAGTIGLLAIKTIRLLGFAGPLHAVVRRARQAELARALGATHLHPSTTAAQAFAGAKRYRGVFNSTSWRGGFAAVVEASGNPSALQEASWAVEEGGRVLLLGAPGQALHDFSPYWFRDIRLFGSYTYNREEFAQAVQLLPQAEGIEALVGPPYALEAWPQAIEAASHRKGVKVVFKPQ from the coding sequence GTGAAGGCATTGACCTACTGGCCCTCCATCCCGCGCTTTTTGATGGCGCGGGTGTTGGGCAAGCGTTACCCGGTACGACTCTTGCCGCTGCGCCTAGACCACCTTCCCGAACCCGAGCCACGGCCAGGGTTTGAGCAACTCCGGGTACGGCTCAGCGGAATCTGCGGCTCCGACCTGGCGCTGTTGTATGGCAAAAACTCTCCTGCGCTCTCGCCTTTTTTCTCCTTTCCGGCGGTGTTGGGTCATGAGATCGTGGCCGAGTTGGGGGGGGTGCGGGTGGTGGTCAACCCTTTGCTGAGCTGCCTCGAGCGCAATCTTCCGCCGTGTCCGGCCTGTGGTCGCGGCGACGATCACCTGTGCCAGAATGTCTGCGAAGGGAATTTATCGCCGGGAATGGTGGGCTTTTGCCGTGACCTCGCGGGGGGGTGGGCCGAGCGGATTCTGGTGCACCGCGGGCGCATTCATCCCCTCCCCGAGGACATAGCTGACCGGCGGGCCGTGCTTGCCGAACCCCTGGCGGTGGTGCTGCGGGGCATCCAGCGGAGCCTGGCTACGAACTGGCCCCGGGAAATCCTGGTCATTGGGGCTGGAACCATCGGCCTGCTGGCCATCAAGACCATCCGGCTGCTGGGCTTTGCCGGACCCCTCCACGCCGTAGTCCGCCGGGCAAGGCAAGCCGAGTTGGCCAGAGCATTGGGTGCGACCCACCTTCACCCTTCGACCACAGCGGCGCAGGCCTTCGCCGGGGCCAAGCGCTACAGGGGTGTGTTCAACTCGACCTCCTGGCGTGGGGGTTTTGCTGCGGTGGTCGAAGCTTCGGGCAACCCCTCGGCCTTGCAAGAGGCCAGTTGGGCGGTAGAGGAAGGGGGGCGGGTATTGCTATTGGGCGCACCGGGCCAGGCCCTCCACGACTTCTCCCCCTATTGGTTCCGCGACATAAGGCTATTTGGAAGCTATACCTATAACCGCGAAGAATTTGCTCAGGCTGTGCAGTTGTTACCACAGGCCGAAGGCATCGAAGCGCTCGTAGGCCCACCGTATGCCCTCGAGGCCTGGCCACAGGCCATCGAAGCCGCAAGCCACCGCAAGGGTGTGAAGGTGGTGTTCAAACCGCAATAG
- a CDS encoding class II aldolase/adducin family protein codes for MIEVTTQSEAPVFTIVGQPSPNLAGLLPALKAVFEAHGYRYEEAPEFPRLVLNCITPTSPKPYRRKAQGTLVVSFLELSSIPSEPISALYPYLVRALSNQLVVLTPDQRAHFLTLELGYYLEPGGPDFVERLYRRIQPIASSVLVVNNRFEADLEPELWQGDAGTQALSWAGAKLAEWDLLPAPFPLEEILSPEDLRHIKRLYGIGGLSYGNLSVRKDARRFWMSASGVDKSRMREVGRDFLLVKGYDPQTNDIVLSVPPGVTPRRVSVDAIEHWMIYREHPAVGAIIHVHAWMDEAPSTQFNYPCGSYQLAEAVAEKVREAPDPSRAVVGLKNHGLTLTGPTLEDIFSRIEGRLLKQVPMS; via the coding sequence ATGATTGAGGTGACAACGCAATCCGAAGCGCCTGTTTTTACCATCGTTGGCCAGCCTTCACCTAATCTGGCGGGCCTGCTTCCTGCCCTCAAAGCGGTGTTTGAAGCCCACGGTTACCGCTATGAGGAAGCTCCGGAATTCCCGCGCCTGGTGCTCAATTGCATTACCCCCACATCCCCTAAACCCTACCGGCGTAAGGCTCAAGGCACGCTGGTGGTTTCGTTTTTGGAACTCTCGTCCATTCCCAGCGAGCCCATCTCTGCTTTGTATCCCTATCTGGTCAGGGCGCTATCCAATCAGCTGGTGGTTCTTACCCCTGATCAGCGTGCCCACTTTCTCACCCTCGAGCTAGGCTACTATCTCGAGCCCGGCGGGCCGGACTTTGTCGAGCGCCTTTACCGGCGTATCCAGCCCATTGCTTCCAGTGTGCTGGTGGTCAATAACCGCTTTGAGGCCGACCTCGAGCCCGAACTTTGGCAAGGCGATGCTGGCACCCAGGCCCTGAGCTGGGCCGGGGCCAAGCTGGCCGAGTGGGATTTGCTCCCGGCTCCGTTCCCCCTGGAGGAGATTCTCTCCCCCGAAGACCTCCGCCATATCAAGCGTCTTTACGGCATCGGAGGGCTTTCTTATGGCAATCTTTCGGTTCGCAAAGATGCCCGGCGCTTCTGGATGTCGGCTTCCGGGGTGGACAAGAGCCGCATGCGCGAGGTGGGCCGCGACTTCTTGTTGGTCAAAGGCTATGACCCCCAGACCAACGACATCGTGCTTTCGGTACCGCCTGGGGTGACGCCCCGGCGCGTCTCGGTGGATGCGATTGAACACTGGATGATCTACCGCGAACACCCCGCGGTGGGGGCCATCATTCACGTCCACGCCTGGATGGACGAAGCTCCATCTACCCAGTTCAACTACCCGTGTGGCTCGTATCAACTGGCTGAAGCCGTAGCCGAGAAAGTGCGCGAAGCCCCCGATCCCAGTCGGGCCGTGGTGGGTCTGAAAAACCATGGCCTGACCCTGACCGGGCCAACCCTGGAGGACATCTTCTCGCGCATCGAAGGCCGGCTGCTCAAGCAGGTGCCCATGAGCTAA
- the tilS gene encoding tRNA lysidine(34) synthetase TilS: MTELLEHLRHSLKPLPQEALLVAAVSGGGDSVALLHLLHALGRRVVVAHLDHALRPESAQEAAWVAALAARLGMVFESERVEVAEVARRRRRNLEATARELRYAFLARVAKKHRAAAVLTAHTQDDQAETLLWQLARGTGRATGIRQRQGKVLRPLLGFSRQELRGYLRALGENWLEDPTNLDTALERNYLRQEVLPRLEARFPQSRAHLAQFALLRQAEDEALEAQAAARLLPDPRWPVAAFRVAPLLKTSPVLRARALRQVLERLSIRPEGRLVEALERALQGQPQGLPGGWLARRVEGSLFLIPPSPVMPLPPGFRAARPGDYLQRPYGRKRLVEFLAERGVPPELKRVWPVRAEGSRVEEVGGLEPAGEEQRWMAEALRLAREAGERGEVPIAAILVQEGEQLSAAPNRVEELQNATAHAELLALRSASKHKGKVLPGSTLYVTLEPCLMCYGAILEAQVSRVVYGSENLKAGAFTVHGVRPAMRWEGGWLERGCSRLLRGFFARLRGQYLDEGESEP, from the coding sequence ATGACCGAGTTGCTCGAACACCTGCGACACAGCCTAAAGCCCCTTCCCCAGGAAGCCTTGTTGGTGGCGGCGGTGTCGGGTGGGGGAGACTCGGTGGCCCTGCTGCACCTGCTGCACGCTCTGGGCCGGAGGGTGGTGGTGGCGCACCTCGACCACGCCCTGCGCCCGGAGTCGGCGCAGGAGGCCGCCTGGGTCGCGGCGCTGGCGGCTCGCTTGGGGATGGTCTTTGAGAGCGAGCGCGTGGAGGTGGCCGAGGTGGCCCGGCGCAGGCGGCGCAACCTCGAGGCCACCGCCCGCGAGCTGCGCTACGCCTTCTTGGCCCGCGTCGCCAAAAAGCACCGCGCCGCCGCCGTCCTCACCGCCCACACCCAAGACGACCAGGCCGAGACCCTGTTGTGGCAGCTCGCTCGAGGCACCGGCCGGGCCACGGGGATTCGCCAGCGTCAGGGCAAGGTGCTGCGTCCCCTGCTGGGCTTCAGCCGCCAGGAGCTGCGCGGCTACCTGCGGGCGCTGGGGGAAAACTGGCTCGAGGACCCCACCAACCTGGACACCGCCCTCGAGCGCAACTACCTGCGGCAGGAGGTGTTGCCGCGCTTAGAGGCCCGCTTCCCGCAGAGCAGGGCCCACCTCGCGCAGTTTGCCCTGCTGCGCCAAGCTGAGGACGAGGCCCTGGAGGCTCAGGCTGCTGCCCGCCTGCTCCCTGACCCCCGTTGGCCGGTAGCGGCCTTCCGGGTGGCCCCGCTGCTCAAGACCTCGCCGGTGCTGCGGGCTAGGGCGCTGCGGCAGGTGCTCGAGCGGCTGTCCATCCGGCCCGAGGGGCGGCTGGTCGAGGCCCTCGAGCGCGCCCTCCAGGGCCAGCCCCAGGGGTTGCCGGGAGGCTGGCTGGCCCGCCGGGTCGAGGGCAGCCTCTTCCTGATCCCGCCCTCGCCCGTCATGCCGCTTCCGCCTGGCTTCCGCGCCGCCCGGCCCGGCGATTACCTCCAGCGACCCTATGGCAGGAAGCGGCTGGTGGAGTTCCTGGCCGAGCGGGGCGTACCGCCCGAACTCAAGCGGGTCTGGCCGGTGCGGGCGGAGGGTTCGCGGGTGGAAGAGGTGGGGGGGCTCGAGCCCGCCGGCGAGGAGCAGCGCTGGATGGCGGAAGCGCTGCGACTGGCGCGGGAGGCGGGGGAGCGGGGCGAAGTGCCCATCGCGGCCATCCTGGTTCAGGAGGGCGAGCAGCTCTCGGCGGCGCCCAACCGGGTTGAGGAACTGCAAAACGCCACAGCGCACGCCGAGTTGCTGGCCCTGCGCTCGGCCAGCAAGCATAAGGGGAAGGTGCTGCCCGGAAGCACCCTCTACGTTACCCTCGAGCCCTGCTTGATGTGCTACGGCGCGATCCTCGAGGCTCAGGTCTCGAGGGTGGTCTACGGCAGCGAAAACCTCAAGGCCGGAGCCTTCACCGTGCACGGCGTTCGCCCCGCCATGCGCTGGGAGGGAGGGTGGCTCGAGCGCGGGTGCTCGAGGTTGCTCAGGGGCTTCTTCGCCCGCCTGCGAGGACAGTATCTTGACGAGGGCGAGAGCGAACCCTAA
- a CDS encoding alpha/beta fold hydrolase, with amino-acid sequence METVVLLPGLLTPPAGFRSLREGLKGFGCLELTPHPTPSEQLEAWRAELPPAAHIVAFAEASWAGVQLAAQSQARSLSLLSPILRVDAALRARLDALEEARRWGLEAFVAAAKPWLFGPVLLEHGQEAIAAWAEGLREGDLARWLQAMPTLPDGRRALRLLRCPVLVVIGAEDVFTPSRYAQEVLGWVPEQRAMRVSLEASGHLAPWENPGEALAVISAFLHDAEAFLQGPPSWHDGLDELPVL; translated from the coding sequence GTGGAAACGGTCGTCCTGTTGCCCGGCCTGCTGACCCCTCCAGCCGGCTTTCGCTCGCTGAGGGAGGGTCTGAAGGGCTTCGGCTGCCTCGAGCTCACTCCCCACCCCACGCCCTCCGAGCAACTCGAGGCCTGGCGCGCCGAGCTTCCCCCTGCAGCCCATATCGTCGCTTTTGCCGAGGCGAGCTGGGCCGGGGTGCAACTCGCAGCCCAAAGCCAAGCCAGGAGCCTGAGCTTGCTGAGCCCCATTCTCCGGGTGGACGCCGCGCTTCGCGCACGCCTGGATGCGCTCGAGGAGGCCCGGCGATGGGGCCTGGAAGCCTTCGTCGCGGCGGCTAAGCCCTGGCTCTTTGGGCCGGTGTTGCTCGAGCACGGCCAGGAGGCCATCGCGGCCTGGGCCGAGGGGTTGCGCGAGGGCGACCTCGCGCGCTGGCTACAGGCCATGCCCACCCTGCCCGACGGGCGCAGGGCTTTGCGCCTGCTGCGCTGCCCGGTGCTCGTGGTCATCGGGGCTGAGGACGTGTTTACCCCCAGCCGCTATGCCCAGGAGGTGCTGGGGTGGGTGCCCGAGCAGCGGGCCATGCGGGTGAGCCTCGAGGCCAGCGGCCACCTGGCTCCCTGGGAGAACCCCGGCGAGGCGCTGGCCGTGATTTCGGCCTTTTTGCACGACGCTGAGGCCTTCTTGCAGGGGCCACCGAGCTGGCACGACGGCCTGGACGAGCTGCCGGTACTGTAG